One stretch of Limnohabitans sp. DNA includes these proteins:
- a CDS encoding molybdopterin-binding protein: protein MTPAFGLVVIGDEIMSGKRQDKHLPKVIALMAARGLSLSWAEYIGDSPERITASLQRAFDSADVVFSCGGIGATPDDHTRQCAGRALGVPMILHPEARALIQERMQDTAKEQGVAYEPERADNIHRLNMGVFPQGATIIRNPYNKIPGFSCQGTGQGVVHFVPGFPVMAWPMIESVLETHYSQYFLQNAHLEMSVIIWGAMEATLTPLMESIETAHPAVKVFSLPSVDHPQWGRHIELGVKGVPDAAQAAYLDLRQGLTAFSLQYGPELVR, encoded by the coding sequence ATGACCCCTGCTTTTGGCCTGGTCGTCATTGGTGACGAAATCATGTCCGGCAAACGCCAGGACAAGCACCTGCCCAAAGTCATCGCGTTGATGGCAGCCCGTGGTTTGAGCCTGAGTTGGGCCGAATACATCGGTGATTCGCCAGAGCGCATCACGGCCAGCTTGCAAAGGGCGTTTGACTCAGCCGATGTGGTGTTCAGTTGCGGCGGTATTGGGGCCACCCCGGACGACCATACCCGCCAATGCGCTGGCCGCGCCCTGGGGGTGCCCATGATTTTGCATCCCGAAGCCAGGGCCTTGATTCAAGAACGGATGCAGGACACAGCCAAAGAGCAGGGGGTAGCTTATGAGCCCGAGCGGGCGGACAACATCCATCGCCTCAATATGGGCGTCTTTCCGCAAGGCGCGACCATCATCCGCAATCCCTACAACAAGATTCCCGGCTTCAGTTGCCAGGGGACTGGCCAGGGCGTTGTGCATTTCGTGCCTGGTTTCCCGGTCATGGCCTGGCCCATGATCGAGTCGGTTCTGGAGACGCATTACAGCCAGTACTTTCTTCAAAACGCGCATCTTGAAATGTCGGTCATCATTTGGGGTGCCATGGAGGCGACCCTGACCCCGCTGATGGAGTCGATCGAAACCGCACACCCCGCCGTCAAGGTGTTCAGTTTGCCCAGCGTGGACCACCCACAGTGGGGTCGGCACATCGAGCTGGGCGTCAAAGGGGTGCCCGATGCGGCACAAGCTGCTTACCTCGATCTGCGCCAGGGTTTGACCGCCTTCTCCCTGCAGTATGGCCCCGAATTGGTGCGTTAA
- a CDS encoding EI24 domain-containing protein, with the protein MKLLIESFWRAGLYCLHPRVMALSFAPLVLMVALSWLLGYLYWDVAITQVRAWLDASSWMDKVWLWLEAVGLPNLKTVVAPLVVIFLVTPLVVVVCLLLVSWLMTPALTRLVAERRFEGLAQKKGGSFLRGLGWALWSMLLALGALLITLPMWVVPPLAMVLPALIWGWLAYRIMAFDVLAEFASAPERHALMSRHRMGFWTMGLVSGLMGTAPSLLWASGALFAAAFVILVPLAIWIYTLVFAFASLWFAHFALSALQAMRQEPQAPELAPLQPAKPGSPHAGARLAAALGPSQVLAGNPKNDVTDVDPRESR; encoded by the coding sequence ATGAAATTGTTGATTGAGTCATTTTGGCGTGCTGGCCTTTATTGCCTCCATCCCCGTGTCATGGCCCTGTCGTTTGCGCCTTTGGTGTTGATGGTGGCCTTGTCCTGGCTGCTGGGCTATTTGTATTGGGATGTGGCCATCACGCAGGTGCGCGCCTGGCTGGATGCATCGAGCTGGATGGACAAGGTCTGGCTTTGGTTGGAGGCGGTCGGGCTGCCCAATTTGAAGACCGTGGTGGCGCCCTTGGTGGTCATCTTTTTGGTGACGCCCTTGGTGGTGGTGGTTTGTTTGTTGTTGGTTTCGTGGTTGATGACCCCTGCGCTCACCCGATTGGTGGCAGAGCGACGATTTGAGGGGCTTGCCCAGAAAAAGGGTGGCAGTTTCCTGCGGGGGTTGGGCTGGGCTTTGTGGTCCATGTTGTTGGCCCTGGGGGCACTCCTGATCACCTTGCCCATGTGGGTGGTGCCGCCCTTGGCCATGGTGTTGCCTGCTTTGATCTGGGGCTGGCTTGCCTACCGCATCATGGCTTTTGATGTATTGGCCGAGTTTGCCAGTGCGCCCGAGAGGCATGCGCTGATGTCGCGACACCGAATGGGCTTTTGGACCATGGGGTTGGTCTCTGGCTTGATGGGGACCGCGCCCAGTTTGCTCTGGGCTTCGGGCGCTTTGTTTGCAGCGGCTTTTGTCATTTTGGTGCCCCTAGCGATCTGGATTTACACCCTGGTCTTTGCCTTTGCGTCATTGTGGTTTGCGCATTTTGCCTTGAGTGCTTTGCAAGCCATGCGTCAGGAGCCTCAGGCCCCCGAGTTGGCTCCTTTGCAACCTGCCAAGCCCGGTTCGCCCCACGCTGGCGCCCGGCTGGCTGCAGCTTTGGGGCCGTCCCAGGTTTTGGCGGGTAACCCCAAAAACGATGTCACGGATGTCGATCCGCGCGAAAGCCGTTAA
- a CDS encoding tetratricopeptide repeat protein: MLLFPFEPRRLALLRHACCLATLVLSLGLLGWTSTAWAQSPATAEEAIKKAIQGGQLEQARQLVQKERKNAPQAVQWRFMEGVIQAQQGQIDKAIDTFKQISQTHPDQSEAYNNLGVLYASKGQLDASKVFLEKALQTHPSYAAAHRNLSDVHSQLAKQSYAKALQVDPKAKSTAPQLTLLGSMGNDLRGQPPAQNVASITRPASPTSTPTPGQAASQVPAPVIAATPAAAPATPPAASSSANARQAEHAAIEKAVRNWAKAWSDKEMARYYAAYAHNFTPTNQVTRAQWESDRRIRIVSKKSISVQVRDMKISSNGETASVRFQQLYTSDHLKVSSRKTLDMVRQGNRWLIVRESVN, encoded by the coding sequence ATGTTGCTTTTCCCCTTTGAGCCCAGGCGCTTGGCCCTCCTGCGCCATGCCTGTTGCCTGGCCACGCTGGTCCTGTCCTTGGGCCTGCTCGGGTGGACTTCGACCGCGTGGGCGCAAAGCCCTGCAACCGCCGAAGAAGCCATCAAAAAAGCCATTCAGGGCGGGCAGCTTGAGCAAGCTCGCCAACTGGTTCAAAAGGAACGCAAGAACGCCCCCCAGGCCGTGCAATGGCGCTTCATGGAGGGCGTGATTCAAGCCCAACAAGGTCAAATCGACAAGGCCATCGACACCTTCAAGCAAATCAGCCAAACGCATCCCGATCAATCCGAGGCCTACAACAACCTGGGTGTGCTTTATGCCTCCAAAGGCCAGCTTGATGCCTCCAAAGTATTTCTGGAGAAAGCCCTGCAAACCCACCCCAGCTACGCAGCAGCCCACCGCAACCTGTCGGATGTACACAGCCAACTGGCCAAACAAAGCTATGCCAAGGCCCTGCAGGTCGACCCCAAAGCCAAGAGCACCGCCCCCCAATTGACTTTGCTGGGCAGCATGGGCAACGATCTGCGTGGCCAGCCCCCCGCCCAGAATGTGGCTTCGATCACGCGACCTGCTTCTCCGACTTCGACTCCGACTCCGGGCCAAGCCGCCAGCCAAGTCCCGGCACCTGTCATCGCAGCGACTCCAGCTGCTGCGCCAGCCACACCCCCAGCAGCAAGCTCTTCAGCCAACGCCCGACAAGCAGAACACGCTGCCATCGAAAAAGCGGTGCGAAACTGGGCCAAAGCCTGGAGCGACAAAGAGATGGCGCGTTATTACGCCGCTTATGCCCACAACTTCACTCCCACCAACCAGGTCACGCGTGCCCAATGGGAGAGTGACCGCCGTATCCGCATCGTGTCCAAAAAATCAATCTCGGTGCAGGTGCGGGACATGAAGATCAGCAGCAATGGCGAGACGGCATCGGTCCGTTTCCAGCAGCTGTACACCTCGGATCATTTGAAGGTCAGCAGCCGCAAAACCCTGGACATGGTGCGGCAAGGTAACCGCTGGCTGATCGTGCGCGAGTCGGTAAATTGA
- the glnA gene encoding type I glutamate--ammonia ligase, translating into MAKTVADVMKMVKENEVKFIDFRFTDTRGKWQHITVPVSQFDENKFEDGQAFDGSSIAGWKGIEASDMLLIPDAASAIIDPFFEEVTLVMICDVIEPTDGKAYERDPRSIAKRAETYLKQSGLGDTAYFGPEPEFFLFDEVRWSTEPNNTFYAIDEAEAPWNSGTKMDGGNKGHRNRVKGGYFPVPPVDSTHDMRSEMALILESVGIPVEVHHHEVAGAGQCEIGTKFSTLVERADWTLLQKYVIHNVANAYGKTATFMPKPYAGDNGSGMHVHQSIWKDGKNLFAGNGYAGLSEFALYYIGGIIKHARALNAITNPGTNSYKRLVPHFEAPVKLAYSAKNRSASIRIPNVASDKARRVEARFPDPLCNPYLGFAALLMAGLDGIENKIHPGEAATKDLYHLPPEEDKLVPTVCSSLDQALEALNADRAFLTKGGVFTDAWIDSYIELKMQEVTRSRVEVSPVEYDMYYSL; encoded by the coding sequence ATGGCCAAGACCGTCGCAGACGTGATGAAGATGGTGAAAGAAAACGAAGTCAAGTTCATTGATTTCCGCTTTACCGATACCCGTGGCAAATGGCAGCACATCACGGTGCCCGTGTCACAGTTTGACGAGAACAAGTTCGAGGACGGTCAAGCCTTTGACGGCTCCTCCATCGCCGGCTGGAAGGGCATCGAAGCGTCGGACATGTTGTTGATTCCGGATGCTGCCAGCGCCATCATTGACCCCTTTTTCGAAGAAGTCACCTTGGTCATGATCTGCGACGTGATCGAGCCCACCGATGGCAAGGCCTACGAGCGTGACCCACGTTCGATCGCCAAGCGTGCTGAGACATACCTCAAGCAATCGGGCCTGGGCGACACCGCCTACTTCGGTCCTGAGCCAGAATTTTTCTTGTTCGACGAAGTGCGTTGGAGCACCGAGCCAAACAACACTTTTTACGCCATCGACGAAGCCGAAGCCCCATGGAACAGCGGCACCAAGATGGACGGCGGCAACAAAGGCCACCGCAACCGCGTCAAGGGCGGTTACTTTCCCGTGCCGCCCGTTGACAGCACGCACGACATGCGCAGCGAAATGGCCCTGATCCTCGAATCCGTGGGCATCCCGGTCGAAGTGCACCACCACGAAGTGGCTGGCGCTGGCCAGTGCGAAATCGGCACCAAGTTCTCCACCTTGGTCGAGCGTGCTGACTGGACACTGCTGCAAAAGTACGTGATCCACAACGTGGCCAACGCTTACGGCAAAACCGCCACCTTCATGCCCAAACCCTATGCTGGCGACAACGGCTCCGGCATGCACGTTCACCAGTCCATCTGGAAAGACGGCAAAAACCTGTTCGCAGGCAACGGCTACGCCGGTCTGTCCGAGTTTGCCCTGTATTACATCGGTGGCATCATCAAGCACGCTCGTGCTCTGAACGCCATCACCAACCCTGGTACCAACAGCTACAAGCGCTTGGTGCCCCATTTCGAAGCCCCCGTGAAATTGGCCTATTCGGCCAAGAACCGTTCCGCCTCGATCCGCATTCCTAACGTCGCATCAGACAAGGCCCGCCGCGTGGAAGCGCGCTTCCCCGATCCGCTGTGCAACCCCTATCTGGGTTTTGCTGCCCTGTTGATGGCAGGTCTGGACGGTATCGAGAACAAGATCCACCCGGGCGAAGCTGCGACCAAAGACCTGTACCACCTGCCCCCGGAGGAAGACAAACTGGTGCCCACCGTTTGCTCCAGCCTGGATCAGGCACTCGAAGCCTTGAATGCTGACCGCGCTTTCCTGACCAAAGGCGGTGTGTTCACGGATGCATGGATCGATTCGTACATCGAGCTGAAGATGCAAGAAGTCACGCGCAGCCGCGTCGAGGTGTCTCCGGTCGAGTACGACATGTACTACTCGTTGTAA
- a CDS encoding pseudouridine synthase codes for MLIRFNKPYGVLSQFTPEGRWRGLKDHIDLPGVYVAGRLDADNEGMLLLTDDGPLQARIADPRFKMEKTYLVQVEGMVTQAALNQLSRGVTLNDGPTLPARASAVQPTADLWPRTPPIRERHNIPTSWLELVIREGRNRQVRRMTAAVGLPTLRLIRTVVGPYTLDGLPTGTWQQI; via the coding sequence ATGCTGATTCGCTTCAACAAGCCTTATGGGGTGCTCAGCCAGTTCACCCCTGAGGGGCGCTGGCGTGGGCTCAAGGACCACATCGACTTGCCTGGCGTTTACGTGGCGGGCCGGCTGGACGCCGACAACGAAGGCATGCTGCTGCTGACCGACGATGGCCCACTGCAGGCCCGCATTGCCGACCCGCGCTTCAAAATGGAAAAAACCTACCTGGTGCAAGTGGAGGGCATGGTGACTCAGGCAGCGTTGAACCAACTGAGCCGGGGCGTGACGTTGAACGACGGCCCCACCCTGCCCGCCCGAGCCAGCGCGGTGCAGCCGACCGCTGACCTGTGGCCACGCACCCCGCCGATTCGCGAGCGCCATAACATTCCGACCTCTTGGCTGGAGCTGGTGATTCGCGAGGGCCGCAACCGCCAAGTGCGCCGCATGACCGCCGCCGTGGGTTTGCCCACACTGCGCCTCATCCGCACCGTCGTGGGGCCCTACACCCTGGATGGCCTGCCCACAGGCACTTGGCAGCAAATCTGA
- the glnL gene encoding nitrogen regulation protein NR(II): protein MNRLARFQAFDLLATPVAVMQGQGRIRFVNAALEDALGLSRRSLHDMHLQDYFVDPQPLMTALVGARSNEFAALRYEAQLRRQHHEDPLPVHVIVAPSDEPDEVIVELLPLEQQTRQEREERLLDQALANKELIRNLAHEIKNPLGGIRGSAQLLEMELENKDLTEYTQVIIHEADRLQTLVDRLLAPHRRPHVVGDVNIHEVCERVRTLILAEFPRGLKVVRDYDISIPEFRGDREQLIQAVLNIAHNAAQALQERIATGDAWITLRTRILRQVTFGKKRYRLALELHVMDNGPGVPASIKDRIFFPLISGREGGSGLGLTLAQTFVQQHHGMIECDSEPGRTDFKILIPLP, encoded by the coding sequence ATGAACCGATTGGCACGCTTTCAGGCCTTTGATTTATTGGCCACACCCGTAGCCGTGATGCAGGGGCAGGGGCGCATCCGCTTTGTCAATGCGGCCCTGGAAGATGCCCTGGGGCTGTCCCGGCGTTCGCTGCACGATATGCATTTGCAGGACTATTTTGTCGATCCTCAACCCTTGATGACGGCCTTGGTTGGTGCCCGGTCCAATGAGTTTGCGGCTTTGCGCTATGAGGCGCAATTGCGTCGCCAGCACCACGAAGACCCCTTGCCTGTGCATGTCATCGTGGCCCCTTCAGATGAGCCTGACGAGGTGATTGTGGAGCTGTTGCCGCTCGAGCAGCAAACGCGCCAGGAGCGAGAGGAGCGCTTGTTGGACCAGGCGCTGGCCAACAAGGAGTTGATCCGCAACCTGGCGCACGAGATCAAGAATCCGCTGGGTGGCATCCGCGGCTCGGCCCAACTGCTGGAGATGGAACTGGAGAACAAGGACCTGACCGAATACACGCAGGTCATCATCCACGAGGCAGACCGTTTGCAAACCTTGGTAGATCGTCTGCTGGCACCCCATCGGCGGCCCCATGTGGTGGGTGATGTCAACATTCATGAAGTCTGTGAGCGGGTGCGCACCTTGATCCTGGCCGAGTTTCCGCGCGGCTTGAAAGTTGTGCGCGACTACGACATTTCCATTCCCGAGTTTCGTGGCGACCGCGAACAACTGATACAGGCGGTGCTCAACATCGCGCACAACGCGGCTCAAGCTCTGCAAGAGCGGATTGCCACCGGGGATGCCTGGATCACCTTGCGTACCCGAATCTTGCGACAGGTCACTTTTGGCAAAAAGCGCTATCGCCTGGCATTGGAATTGCATGTGATGGACAACGGGCCTGGTGTTCCAGCCTCGATCAAGGACCGGATTTTTTTCCCGCTCATCTCGGGGCGCGAAGGGGGTTCCGGTTTGGGGCTGACTTTGGCACAGACCTTTGTGCAGCAGCACCACGGCATGATCGAATGTGACAGCGAGCCCGGTCGTACGGATTTCAAGATTTTGATTCCGTTGCCTTGA
- a CDS encoding 2Fe-2S iron-sulfur cluster-binding protein, whose protein sequence is MNTDIPFFNARIAPEGGSFDAWKTQSLLDSMEQGGLQWPSSCRSGTCRTCIGQLVSGQVVYEMAWPGLTSEEKAEGCVLPCVARPLSDVVLQDPFA, encoded by the coding sequence ATGAACACCGACATCCCGTTTTTCAATGCTCGCATCGCCCCTGAAGGGGGCAGCTTTGACGCCTGGAAAACGCAGAGCTTGCTCGACTCGATGGAGCAAGGTGGTCTGCAGTGGCCCAGCTCCTGCCGATCAGGCACTTGCCGCACCTGCATTGGCCAGCTGGTTTCAGGGCAGGTGGTTTACGAGATGGCATGGCCCGGCCTGACATCTGAAGAAAAAGCCGAGGGCTGCGTGTTGCCCTGCGTGGCACGCCCCTTGAGCGATGTGGTGCTGCAAGATCCCTTTGCCTGA
- the ntrC gene encoding nitrogen regulation protein NR(I) produces MKPIWIVDDDQSIRFVLEKALLREGLPTRSFTNPREVMKALESESEGPQVLVSDIRMPGGSGLDLLSAIKQRMPGLPVIIMTAFSDLDSAVSAFSSGAFEYLPKPFDLPKAVELIRRAVGESQREDVAEEKIADAPEMLGQAPAMQDVFRGIGRLAQSHVTVLITGESGSGKELVAHALHKHSPRANQPFVAINTAAIPKDLLESELFGHERGAFTGAQASRRGRFEQADGGTLFLDEIGDMPFDLQTRLLRVLSDGNFYRVGGHSAVKANVRVIAATHQDLEQRVKEGVFREDLYHRLNVIRLRLPALRERREDVPVLARYFLQRSAQQLGVEPKRMDDAALERLSHFQFPGNVRQLENICHWLTVMAPTQVIEVKDLPPEVLVPSASASAAPAMFTALSSGVGGGLADAPLGQLEPEQLASHDLPLDAYNLVTPLDAAVFNPGVMGWEPSLEQEALALLKSGRTDVWDALTRRFETSLIQAALATTRGRRIEAAQKLGIGRNTITRKIQELGLDEA; encoded by the coding sequence ATGAAGCCGATCTGGATCGTAGATGATGACCAATCCATCCGCTTTGTGCTCGAAAAAGCACTGCTGCGAGAAGGCCTGCCCACCCGCAGCTTCACCAATCCGCGTGAGGTCATGAAAGCCCTGGAGTCAGAAAGCGAAGGCCCGCAGGTCCTGGTCAGTGACATTCGCATGCCCGGTGGCTCAGGCCTGGATTTATTGAGCGCCATCAAGCAGCGCATGCCTGGCTTGCCGGTCATCATCATGACCGCTTTTTCCGACTTGGACAGCGCTGTCTCGGCTTTTTCCAGCGGTGCATTCGAATACCTGCCCAAGCCGTTTGACTTGCCCAAGGCGGTCGAGCTGATCCGTCGCGCCGTGGGCGAGAGCCAGCGCGAAGACGTGGCCGAAGAGAAGATCGCCGATGCGCCGGAGATGTTGGGCCAGGCCCCGGCCATGCAGGACGTGTTTCGCGGCATCGGTCGCTTGGCACAAAGCCATGTGACGGTGCTGATCACGGGTGAGTCGGGTTCGGGCAAGGAGCTGGTGGCGCATGCGCTGCACAAACACTCGCCACGCGCCAACCAGCCCTTTGTGGCCATCAACACGGCCGCCATCCCGAAGGACTTGCTCGAGAGCGAACTCTTTGGCCATGAGCGTGGGGCCTTCACGGGGGCGCAAGCTTCGCGTCGCGGCCGCTTTGAACAGGCCGATGGCGGCACCTTGTTTCTGGACGAAATTGGCGACATGCCTTTTGATCTGCAGACGCGTTTGCTGCGCGTGCTCTCAGATGGCAACTTCTACCGCGTCGGCGGGCACAGCGCCGTCAAGGCCAATGTGCGCGTGATCGCCGCGACCCACCAGGACCTGGAGCAGCGCGTCAAGGAAGGCGTGTTCCGCGAAGACTTGTACCACCGCCTGAACGTGATTCGCCTGCGCCTGCCCGCCTTGCGTGAGCGGCGCGAAGACGTGCCTGTGCTGGCGCGTTACTTCTTGCAGCGCAGTGCTCAGCAGTTGGGCGTTGAGCCCAAACGCATGGACGATGCCGCGCTGGAGCGTCTGAGTCACTTCCAGTTTCCTGGCAATGTGCGTCAGCTGGAAAACATCTGCCACTGGCTCACGGTGATGGCTCCGACGCAGGTGATTGAAGTCAAGGACCTGCCGCCCGAAGTGTTGGTCCCATCAGCGTCAGCTTCGGCCGCGCCTGCCATGTTCACGGCCTTGTCTTCTGGCGTGGGGGGCGGCTTGGCCGACGCCCCACTGGGGCAGTTAGAGCCAGAACAGCTTGCCAGCCATGACCTCCCGTTGGACGCGTACAACTTGGTCACGCCTTTAGACGCCGCCGTGTTCAACCCTGGTGTCATGGGCTGGGAGCCCAGCTTGGAACAAGAGGCCCTGGCCTTGCTTAAATCAGGCCGCACCGATGTGTGGGACGCGCTCACCCGCCGTTTCGAAACCAGCCTGATTCAGGCGGCACTCGCCACCACGCGGGGCCGCCGCATCGAGGCGGCGCAAAAACTGGGCATCGGCCGCAACACCATCACCCGTAAAATCCAGGAGCTGGGCCTGGACGAAGCCTGA
- a CDS encoding L,D-transpeptidase family protein, with product MSSRRGLPPSDPQVRSSVKPAPGSMPKPHPWQRKGLGWLGVMLILVAWLWWWTDTEGPRIKNARNQVSLSLGLTSSPALQWRLAFNPPAEVSQAPNAPDPEQSVRQIYAQLGEGERAQALATASMLVERFPNFQLGQLLYADLLNISSANPVVWPAADDNNAPSLRKRLDGLLLESKRRLQRDSAQSLQGKIPSALAFLSPQQAYVAAVDASKSRLYWFENRSGSDGRLQLHLVKESYISVGINGMGKDREGDGKTPLGIYFIQRNLSGEGLPDLFGAGALTLNYPHAVDVMRKKTGSGIWMHGTPSAQYARAPESTDGCVVLSNPEMRRLLQMPELRMTPVILADQLEWVNADQSGQTWAAFKPALDQWLQARNGRDPEALKIHYSLRYEQDGMSLVQVWPRLAKTTLGYSQAQPLELVSVLNWKDQDNTMVVTLKDPNQTHPQGGAYLRTYWQKENGQWRLVYQGPA from the coding sequence TTGAGTTCCAGACGCGGCTTGCCGCCTTCCGATCCCCAGGTCCGCAGCAGCGTCAAGCCCGCTCCCGGCTCAATGCCCAAACCCCACCCCTGGCAACGGAAGGGCCTAGGCTGGCTGGGTGTGATGCTGATTTTGGTGGCCTGGCTCTGGTGGTGGACTGACACCGAAGGGCCTCGCATAAAAAATGCCCGGAACCAAGTCAGCCTCAGCTTGGGCTTGACTTCATCGCCAGCCCTGCAATGGCGTCTGGCCTTCAACCCACCGGCCGAGGTGTCACAAGCACCCAACGCACCCGACCCCGAGCAATCGGTGCGGCAAATTTACGCCCAATTGGGCGAGGGCGAACGGGCCCAGGCCCTGGCGACGGCCAGCATGCTGGTCGAGCGCTTTCCCAACTTCCAGCTTGGTCAGTTGCTTTACGCCGACTTGCTCAACATCAGCTCGGCCAACCCCGTGGTCTGGCCTGCTGCGGATGACAACAATGCGCCCTCTTTGCGCAAGCGCCTGGACGGACTGCTCTTGGAATCCAAACGCCGTCTTCAGCGTGACAGCGCGCAAAGCCTGCAGGGAAAAATCCCTTCAGCACTGGCCTTTCTCAGCCCACAGCAGGCTTATGTGGCGGCCGTAGACGCTTCCAAATCGCGTCTCTACTGGTTTGAAAATCGCAGTGGCAGCGATGGCCGATTGCAGCTGCACCTGGTCAAGGAAAGCTACATCTCGGTGGGCATCAATGGGATGGGCAAAGACAGAGAAGGCGATGGCAAAACCCCACTGGGTATTTATTTCATTCAGCGCAATTTGTCCGGCGAGGGCCTGCCCGATTTGTTTGGCGCAGGGGCCTTAACGCTGAACTACCCTCATGCAGTGGATGTGATGCGGAAAAAAACTGGCTCGGGCATTTGGATGCACGGCACGCCCAGTGCTCAGTACGCGAGAGCGCCGGAGTCCACCGATGGCTGCGTCGTGCTCTCCAACCCCGAAATGAGGCGATTGCTGCAAATGCCCGAGTTGCGCATGACCCCGGTGATCCTTGCGGACCAACTCGAATGGGTGAACGCTGACCAGTCCGGTCAGACATGGGCCGCCTTTAAGCCCGCGCTGGACCAATGGCTGCAAGCGCGCAATGGCCGCGACCCCGAGGCCCTGAAAATTCACTACAGTCTGCGTTATGAACAAGACGGCATGTCTTTGGTGCAAGTCTGGCCTCGACTGGCCAAAACCACCTTGGGTTACAGCCAAGCCCAGCCGCTGGAGTTGGTGTCTGTTTTGAACTGGAAAGACCAGGACAACACCATGGTGGTGACGCTGAAAGACCCCAACCAGACCCATCCCCAAGGTGGCGCTTATTTGCGCACTTATTGGCAAAAGGAAAATGGACAATGGCGGCTGGTGTATCAGGGGCCCGCCTGA
- a CDS encoding RluA family pseudouridine synthase — protein MTPLFEDEHLLVLEKPSGLLSVPGRGPDKQDCLSARVQARYPEALVVHRLDQDTSGLLLMARGIEAQRRLSRLFETRQVHKRYVAVVAGHPAQSQAAVETDEDGWRTIDGPILLDWERRPLHIIHSDGKASRSRWRALQTSASASLIELEPVTGRTHQLRVHLQSIGHPMLGDSLYAPPDIKALSPRLLLHAQELAFVHPFTEQALAFKAPVQWFATLPFITPLT, from the coding sequence ATGACCCCCCTTTTCGAAGACGAGCACCTGCTGGTGCTTGAAAAACCCAGCGGTTTGCTCTCCGTTCCCGGGCGCGGCCCCGACAAACAAGACTGCCTGTCAGCCCGCGTGCAAGCCCGTTACCCCGAAGCGCTGGTGGTGCACCGCCTGGACCAGGACACTTCGGGCCTGTTGCTGATGGCTCGCGGCATCGAAGCTCAGCGCCGCCTGAGCCGCCTGTTTGAAACCCGGCAAGTCCACAAACGCTACGTGGCGGTGGTGGCGGGCCACCCTGCGCAATCCCAAGCGGCCGTGGAGACTGACGAAGACGGTTGGCGCACCATTGACGGACCGATCTTGCTGGACTGGGAACGCCGCCCGCTGCACATCATTCACTCTGACGGCAAAGCCAGCCGCAGCCGCTGGCGTGCCCTGCAAACCAGCGCCAGCGCCAGCCTGATCGAGCTCGAACCCGTCACGGGCCGCACCCATCAGCTGCGCGTGCACCTGCAAAGCATTGGCCACCCAATGCTGGGCGACTCACTGTACGCACCGCCGGACATCAAGGCGCTCAGCCCCCGCTTGCTGCTGCACGCACAAGAATTGGCCTTTGTGCACCCCTTCACCGAACAAGCACTTGCATTCAAGGCCCCGGTGCAATGGTTTGCCACATTGCCGTTCATCACCCCTTTGACCTAG
- a CDS encoding NAD(P)H-dependent oxidoreductase, with translation MSDLLNKLEWRYACKKMDPTKSVSQDKVDRIVEAARLAPTSSGLQPFEIFVVTNPAVREQIKPKAWGQAQITDGSHLLVFAAWDNYTAERINMMFDLTNAQRGGTNEGWENYRQTLLKNYPARTPEVNYEHAARQAYIGLGAALIAAAFEEVDATPMEGFDPKAVDEILGLRARGLRSVVLVPLGYRAAEGDWLANLKKVRRPTAQFVTEVK, from the coding sequence ATGTCTGACTTGCTGAACAAACTCGAATGGCGCTACGCCTGCAAAAAAATGGACCCGACCAAGTCTGTGTCCCAAGACAAGGTCGATCGCATCGTCGAAGCCGCACGTCTGGCCCCCACCTCCAGCGGTCTGCAGCCGTTTGAAATCTTCGTGGTGACCAACCCCGCCGTGCGCGAGCAGATCAAGCCCAAGGCCTGGGGCCAGGCCCAGATCACCGACGGCTCGCACCTGCTGGTGTTTGCCGCCTGGGACAACTACACGGCCGAGCGCATCAACATGATGTTTGACCTGACCAACGCGCAGCGCGGCGGCACCAACGAAGGCTGGGAAAACTACCGCCAGACCCTGCTCAAGAACTACCCTGCCCGCACACCCGAGGTGAACTACGAGCACGCGGCGCGTCAGGCCTACATCGGCTTGGGCGCAGCCCTGATCGCCGCCGCTTTTGAAGAAGTGGACGCCACGCCTATGGAAGGCTTTGACCCCAAAGCGGTGGACGAAATTTTGGGTCTGCGCGCTCGCGGCCTGCGCAGCGTGGTCCTCGTGCCCCTGGGCTACCGTGCTGCCGAGGGCGATTGGTTGGCAAATCTGAAAAAAGTGCGCCGCCCCACCGCCCAGTTTGTGACCGAAGTCAAATAA